A part of Propioniciclava coleopterorum genomic DNA contains:
- a CDS encoding SAF domain-containing protein, translated as MTTRPSTTKPAAAPAQEPPALATPPKLRRRPVALLVSVATIVLGSLGGLWLWTAAGHTTEVLAVRTLVHRGEVIDRDDLMTVRVSLDPAVQTVAATQADAVAGQRAALDLAPGGLLTPSDFATSVLPARGTSVVGVGLAPGMLPAEPIAPGDAVRVVQTPGAQGEVADAPVTVSATVVGVHPSETGDQTIVDVVVPAEAAADLAARAATGKVALVLDSRER; from the coding sequence GTGACCACCCGCCCGTCCACCACCAAGCCGGCCGCCGCGCCGGCTCAGGAACCGCCGGCGCTGGCCACGCCACCGAAGTTGCGCCGACGACCCGTCGCCCTGCTGGTGTCGGTCGCCACCATCGTCCTCGGCTCGCTGGGCGGATTGTGGTTGTGGACCGCCGCCGGCCACACCACCGAAGTCCTCGCGGTTCGCACGCTGGTACATCGCGGTGAGGTGATCGACCGCGACGACCTGATGACGGTGCGGGTCAGCCTTGACCCGGCAGTCCAGACAGTGGCAGCCACCCAAGCGGACGCCGTCGCCGGCCAACGAGCCGCGCTCGACCTCGCACCCGGCGGCCTGCTCACCCCCAGCGACTTCGCCACCTCGGTGCTGCCGGCACGAGGAACCTCGGTGGTGGGCGTCGGCCTTGCGCCGGGCATGTTGCCAGCTGAGCCAATCGCGCCGGGCGACGCGGTGCGCGTCGTGCAGACCCCTGGCGCCCAGGGTGAGGTCGCCGATGCACCGGTGACAGTCTCGGCGACCGTGGTGGGCGTGCATCCGTCGGAGACGGGCGACCAGACGATCGTCGATGTGGTGGTCCCTGCGGAGGCCGCGGCGGATCTGGCGGCGCGGGCGGCCACCGGCAAGGTGGCTCTGGTGCTTGATTCCAGGGAGCGGTGA
- a CDS encoding type II secretion system F family protein yields MTALLAALSGALVTAGVLGVIASLRPRPVAPPTNPRRTAALRRRVRKIPTRTRVLALVGFGAGALVAVLSGWLVAVVAIPLAVVGLPSLLRSPAETAQIERLEAMAEWTRNLAGVLTVGVGLEQALVATLRSTPEPIKPEVSRLVARLRARWSTEDALLKFADELDDATGDLVAAYLILGARRRGAGLASVLQGLAESVADDVTARRKVEADRAKPRATARNVTLITLGVLGFLAFNGQFMAPYGTPLGQALLAVLLGAYAGTLVWLRRMSVGEPLPRFLGESQGFAAEVDLVADRAGRAS; encoded by the coding sequence ATGACCGCCCTCCTCGCTGCGCTCTCCGGCGCCTTGGTGACCGCTGGCGTCCTGGGTGTCATCGCGTCACTCCGCCCCCGCCCGGTGGCCCCGCCCACCAACCCGCGCCGAACCGCTGCCCTGCGGCGGCGCGTCCGGAAGATCCCGACCCGCACCCGCGTGTTGGCGCTGGTCGGCTTCGGCGCCGGCGCGTTGGTCGCGGTGCTGTCGGGCTGGCTGGTCGCGGTGGTGGCGATCCCGCTGGCCGTGGTCGGTCTGCCCAGCCTGTTGCGGTCCCCGGCTGAGACGGCCCAGATCGAACGCCTCGAGGCGATGGCGGAGTGGACGAGGAACCTCGCCGGCGTCCTCACCGTCGGGGTCGGGTTGGAGCAGGCACTGGTCGCCACCCTGCGCTCCACCCCCGAACCGATCAAGCCGGAGGTGTCCAGGCTGGTAGCCCGGCTGCGTGCCCGCTGGTCGACCGAGGACGCCCTGCTGAAGTTCGCTGACGAGCTGGACGACGCGACCGGGGACCTGGTGGCCGCCTACCTGATCCTGGGTGCCCGGCGACGCGGCGCCGGCCTGGCCAGCGTGCTGCAGGGGTTGGCCGAGTCGGTGGCCGACGACGTCACCGCCCGCCGCAAGGTCGAAGCTGACCGGGCCAAGCCCCGCGCCACCGCCCGCAACGTCACCTTGATCACTCTGGGGGTGCTCGGGTTCCTCGCCTTCAACGGCCAGTTCATGGCCCCCTATGGCACCCCGCTGGGCCAAGCACTGCTGGCGGTGTTGCTGGGCGCGTACGCCGGCACATTGGTCTGGCTACGGCGGATGTCGGTGGGTGAGCCCCTCCCGCGGTTCCTCGGCGAAAGCCAAGGCTTCGCCGCTGAAGTCGATCTGGTGGCGGACCGTGCGGGGAGGGCGTCATGA
- a CDS encoding pilus assembly protein — MLVLGGRTAIAQQAVQAAAADAARSASIARTPAAARSNASHAAHSSLANQDLDCATTSVSVDTAAFGTPVGTPGQVSTTVTCALRLDDIGLPGLGGTKTITATMSSPLDTYRGR; from the coding sequence CTGCTCGTCCTCGGTGGCCGCACCGCGATCGCCCAACAAGCCGTTCAGGCCGCCGCCGCGGACGCCGCTCGATCGGCCTCCATCGCCCGGACCCCGGCCGCAGCACGCAGCAATGCGAGCCATGCTGCCCACAGCAGCTTGGCCAACCAGGACCTCGACTGCGCCACCACTTCGGTGAGTGTCGACACCGCGGCGTTCGGCACCCCGGTGGGGACGCCGGGACAGGTGTCCACGACCGTGACCTGCGCGCTGCGACTGGACGACATCGGGCTGCCGGGACTCGGCGGCACCAAGACCATCACTGCCACCATGTCCAGCCCCTTGGACACCTACCGGGGAAGGTGA
- a CDS encoding CpaF family protein encodes MAAFRSQASELLTKQLGGDRLHLDKAAQEALGRSIIVELLEAAAADAVTAGRPSWTPVQQDELAQAIFNALFRMGRLQPLIEDDRIENISIVGFDGVWLDLADGSRVPGPPVADSDQELTDFLTFLASRSEISARPFSEAQPKLHLQLDDGSRLAATAWVSPRPLVLIRRHRLTEVSLQDLVDRQALSPLTASFLTAAVRARLSVVVAGAQGFGKTTMARALCGAFDPKESIATLESEFELGLHEMPDRHKIVYAWQSRPGSGERGPDGRQSGEFTLNEALHDSFRFTAGRTIVGEVRGPEAWLMVKAMESGSGSISTTHSVNARGAMRKLVTCAMEFGPQVTHELATRKLAETINLIVQLDMEVEELPDGTERRHRWVSEIVAISPGEKDLGYATTTVFDAHEGRVAVAHTLPDELRRLERHGFDLAGFLTEARSSGVIA; translated from the coding sequence GTGGCCGCGTTCCGGTCACAGGCCTCGGAGTTGTTGACCAAGCAGCTCGGCGGCGATCGGCTGCACCTGGACAAGGCCGCTCAGGAGGCTTTGGGCCGCTCGATCATCGTGGAGCTGCTGGAGGCTGCGGCAGCGGACGCCGTGACCGCCGGCCGGCCATCGTGGACGCCTGTCCAGCAGGACGAGTTGGCGCAGGCGATCTTCAACGCCTTGTTCCGCATGGGTCGCCTGCAGCCCTTGATCGAGGATGACAGGATCGAGAACATCTCCATCGTCGGGTTCGACGGGGTGTGGCTTGACCTGGCCGACGGCAGCCGGGTCCCGGGACCGCCGGTCGCTGACTCGGACCAGGAGTTGACGGACTTCCTGACCTTCCTGGCGTCCCGGTCGGAAATTTCGGCTCGCCCCTTCAGCGAGGCCCAGCCAAAACTGCACCTCCAGCTGGATGACGGGTCGAGGCTGGCGGCCACCGCCTGGGTGAGCCCACGGCCGCTCGTGTTGATCCGCCGGCACCGGCTCACCGAGGTCAGCCTGCAGGACCTGGTTGATCGTCAGGCATTGTCGCCGTTGACCGCGTCGTTCCTGACCGCAGCGGTCCGGGCCAGGTTGTCGGTCGTGGTGGCGGGGGCGCAGGGGTTCGGGAAGACGACGATGGCCCGCGCCTTGTGTGGCGCATTCGACCCCAAGGAGTCGATCGCCACGCTGGAGTCGGAGTTCGAGCTGGGTCTGCACGAGATGCCGGACCGGCACAAGATCGTGTACGCGTGGCAGTCGCGGCCCGGCTCGGGGGAACGCGGCCCGGACGGTCGACAGTCGGGGGAGTTCACGCTGAATGAGGCCCTGCACGACTCGTTTCGGTTTACGGCGGGGCGCACGATCGTGGGGGAGGTCCGTGGCCCGGAGGCCTGGCTGATGGTCAAGGCGATGGAGTCCGGGTCGGGGTCGATCTCGACGACCCACAGCGTGAACGCGCGCGGTGCAATGCGAAAGCTCGTCACCTGCGCGATGGAGTTTGGGCCGCAGGTCACCCACGAGCTGGCCACCCGCAAGCTCGCCGAAACCATCAACCTGATCGTGCAGCTGGACATGGAGGTCGAGGAGTTGCCGGACGGCACCGAACGGCGCCACCGGTGGGTGTCCGAGATCGTCGCCATCAGCCCCGGCGAGAAGGACCTCGGCTACGCCACCACCACGGTGTTCGACGCCCATGAGGGCCGGGTCGCGGTCGCGCACACGCTCCCGGACGAGTTGCGGCGGCTGGAGCGTCACGGGTTCGACCTGGCTGGCTTCCTCACCGAGGCACGCTCGAGCGGTGTGATCGCATGA
- a CDS encoding LysM peptidoglycan-binding domain-containing protein: protein MIRQRLTGLAATVGIAVLLVGLPALLLQVGLGNLPTITDWSDVVALLLRRDDGTLALVVIKALGWVTWAMLAGLILLEIVTRIRGVQPRDLPGLHLPQVAARQLVAAAAALFVALPGPTLAYADPLPAPTSIVTAPPTPQVTASHTAPHTVEDTAPPVQTRQHTVKRGESLWSIAAAELGNGRRYTEIAALNTRLLDGKGDDFLRAGWVLALPVGGTDSTTNQAPTETYTVREGDTLSEIAHDHLGDAQAFPKIVEASRTITQPGGRHLTNPDVIDVGWTLAIPQPRPDTGQNLAPVAPPTQPTRDAVTPEPVVEEPVTHELPAPAEPAVMPAASPIPSAPEPAPVQTTRAVEAADTSTVTVDEAAPIPGWLVPGLVGAGSLLAGSLWVALGHRRAAQLRARRPGRMIATPPPALDPIDKTLRTEGASAALDVAFLDEALRRLASRRGRAGEPMPHLAAVEQADDVIRLHLADPADLREPWRHAPDRLRWELPIQSDLVEVGPLDGALPAPYPQLVTLGLDEGGHRWLYNLEEAGVLRVIGDPDRARDFVRHAAAELAVHPWTRDVHVECVGIAAEAVAFNRRRVRHHDTADITAHVIADTVAMIDRTREAGLDIHTGRATLLDDPLWDSRLLLLDTDRTDLTEQLARLLNDQPRQTGTALMMIDVDGGHEDIDAEVLRVTGDGRLQLPGVGLTLTAAGLTARDTAGCAAIFAQADEPDVEYPQHPEPAEGWRAHTNQAGQLLPEHIVARDQVPDEPVTNVLPEIDEVYVDAAAVTPDDLTALAPHIPESVRELVEQDDPTLDDDVSTWFDPSCDLPKLMLLGPLTVRVAPTGTPTAAVDRKPYFSELLAFLATRPHGATTEEVADAMGIPSGRVRKDVLALRTWLGVNPRTGRPHVPDSRQTTAASVRGRAAYQVEDLLVDADLFRRLRARGEARGSAGLDDLRRALSLVSGTPFGQLRRNGGTWLSEGQRLDQVLLCSIVDVTHLVTTASLALGDHAAAQKAAQLAVRVAPAEETAQLDLAAALASQGHHRAAEQLLRENVFDRSDDEDEAPTEIPARTEQIIDNNPKWLARRSTRASA from the coding sequence ATGATCCGGCAACGACTCACCGGACTGGCCGCCACCGTGGGCATTGCCGTCCTGCTTGTCGGCCTGCCCGCCCTCCTGCTCCAAGTTGGCCTCGGCAACCTGCCGACCATCACCGACTGGAGCGACGTGGTTGCCCTGCTCCTGCGACGCGATGACGGCACTCTCGCGCTGGTGGTGATCAAGGCCCTCGGCTGGGTCACGTGGGCGATGCTGGCAGGACTGATCCTCTTGGAGATCGTGACCCGGATCCGCGGCGTCCAACCCCGCGATCTACCCGGCCTCCACCTGCCGCAGGTCGCCGCCCGCCAGCTCGTCGCGGCCGCGGCGGCCCTGTTCGTTGCCCTGCCAGGCCCCACGCTCGCGTATGCCGATCCCCTCCCGGCGCCCACGTCCATCGTGACCGCGCCTCCCACGCCGCAGGTCACCGCCTCCCACACGGCGCCTCACACCGTCGAGGACACCGCGCCTCCGGTTCAGACCAGGCAGCACACCGTCAAGCGCGGCGAGTCGCTGTGGTCGATCGCAGCCGCCGAACTCGGCAACGGACGCCGCTACACCGAGATCGCCGCCCTCAACACCCGCCTCCTCGACGGCAAGGGAGACGACTTCCTTCGTGCCGGCTGGGTCCTGGCCCTCCCCGTCGGCGGCACCGACTCCACCACCAACCAAGCTCCCACCGAGACCTACACGGTTCGCGAGGGCGACACCCTCAGCGAGATCGCCCACGACCACCTCGGCGACGCCCAAGCGTTCCCCAAGATCGTCGAGGCGTCCCGGACCATCACGCAACCCGGCGGCCGCCACCTCACCAACCCTGACGTCATCGACGTCGGCTGGACCTTGGCGATCCCTCAGCCGAGACCCGACACTGGCCAGAATCTGGCACCAGTTGCACCACCCACCCAACCGACGCGCGACGCGGTGACTCCGGAGCCGGTCGTGGAAGAGCCAGTCACGCACGAGCTCCCCGCGCCAGCTGAACCGGCGGTGATGCCTGCAGCATCGCCCATCCCGTCCGCCCCCGAACCGGCGCCGGTGCAGACGACCCGAGCCGTCGAGGCGGCCGACACCTCCACCGTGACCGTGGACGAGGCGGCACCCATTCCCGGCTGGCTGGTGCCCGGGCTGGTCGGTGCGGGCAGCCTCCTGGCCGGATCTCTCTGGGTGGCGTTGGGCCACCGCCGTGCCGCACAACTGCGCGCCCGGCGTCCCGGCCGGATGATCGCCACCCCGCCCCCCGCACTCGACCCGATCGACAAGACGCTGCGTACCGAAGGTGCCTCGGCCGCGCTGGACGTCGCCTTCCTCGACGAAGCACTCCGGCGCCTGGCGTCCCGTCGCGGTCGAGCCGGCGAGCCCATGCCTCACCTCGCCGCCGTGGAACAGGCCGACGACGTGATCCGGCTGCATCTCGCCGACCCGGCCGACCTACGCGAACCCTGGCGGCACGCCCCGGACCGGCTGCGCTGGGAACTCCCTATCCAGAGCGACCTCGTCGAGGTGGGTCCGCTCGACGGTGCACTACCCGCGCCCTACCCGCAGCTGGTCACCCTCGGCCTGGACGAGGGCGGCCACCGCTGGCTGTACAACCTCGAAGAGGCCGGCGTCCTTCGTGTCATCGGCGACCCCGATCGGGCACGCGACTTCGTCCGCCACGCCGCAGCTGAGCTCGCGGTCCACCCCTGGACCCGAGACGTCCACGTCGAATGCGTGGGCATCGCTGCCGAAGCCGTCGCCTTCAACCGACGACGCGTCCGCCACCACGACACGGCCGACATCACCGCTCACGTCATTGCCGACACCGTCGCCATGATCGACCGCACTCGCGAAGCCGGTCTGGACATCCACACCGGCCGCGCCACTCTGCTGGACGACCCCCTGTGGGACAGCCGGCTCCTCCTCCTGGACACAGACCGCACCGACCTCACCGAACAACTGGCCCGTCTCCTCAACGACCAACCCCGCCAGACAGGCACCGCGCTCATGATGATCGACGTCGACGGAGGTCACGAAGACATCGACGCTGAGGTGCTCCGGGTCACAGGTGACGGCCGCCTTCAGCTGCCCGGGGTCGGGCTCACGCTGACCGCCGCCGGGCTCACCGCACGGGATACGGCCGGGTGCGCCGCGATCTTCGCCCAAGCCGACGAGCCCGACGTCGAGTACCCCCAGCACCCCGAACCTGCCGAGGGATGGAGGGCCCACACCAACCAAGCAGGCCAACTGTTGCCGGAGCACATCGTCGCGCGTGACCAAGTCCCTGACGAGCCTGTCACCAACGTGCTGCCCGAGATCGATGAGGTCTACGTCGACGCCGCGGCCGTCACTCCTGACGACCTGACCGCCCTCGCCCCCCACATCCCCGAGAGCGTCCGCGAGCTGGTTGAACAAGACGACCCGACCCTCGACGACGACGTCAGCACGTGGTTCGATCCGAGCTGCGACCTGCCCAAGCTGATGCTGCTGGGTCCCCTCACCGTCCGGGTCGCCCCCACCGGGACGCCAACCGCAGCCGTGGACCGCAAACCCTACTTCAGCGAACTGCTCGCGTTCCTGGCCACCCGCCCGCACGGCGCTACCACTGAGGAAGTCGCCGACGCCATGGGCATCCCCTCCGGACGCGTCCGCAAGGACGTCCTCGCCCTCCGCACCTGGCTGGGCGTCAACCCGCGCACCGGCCGTCCGCACGTGCCCGACAGCCGCCAAACCACAGCAGCGAGCGTCCGAGGACGAGCTGCTTATCAAGTCGAAGACCTTCTGGTCGACGCGGACCTGTTCCGTCGCCTCCGCGCGCGGGGTGAGGCGCGAGGTTCTGCCGGCCTGGACGACCTTCGTCGGGCCCTGAGTCTCGTCAGCGGCACGCCATTCGGACAACTCCGCCGGAACGGTGGCACCTGGCTCAGCGAAGGGCAGCGGCTCGACCAGGTCCTCCTGTGCTCGATCGTCGACGTTACCCACCTCGTCACGACTGCCAGCCTCGCCCTGGGCGACCACGCCGCGGCCCAAAAAGCTGCCCAGCTCGCCGTCCGTGTCGCGCCAGCCGAGGAGACCGCCCAGCTGGATCTCGCCGCCGCGCTTGCGTCCCAAGGACACCATCGCGCCGCCGAACAACTGCTCCGCGAGAACGTCTTCGACCGCAGCGACGACGAAGATGAGGCCCCTACCGAGATCCCCGCCCGCACCGAACAGATCATCGACAACAACCCCAAGTGGCTCGCCCGTCGAAGCACCAGAGCGTCAGCCTGA
- a CDS encoding TadE/TadG family type IV pilus assembly protein, translated as MTVRTRRCHDERGSVSVWLALAALTMVLCVGIAVDLGGHVHAQQRARSLAAQAARTAGEEVAAAQAVRGQTPTVDVAAAKQAASAYLAQAGVTGSVGVRSGNVLEVTVTDSYTPMFLTSIGVRSLTVTGHSTARLVRAVQGTER; from the coding sequence ATGACCGTTCGCACTCGACGTTGCCATGACGAGCGCGGCTCGGTGAGCGTCTGGCTCGCGTTGGCCGCATTGACGATGGTGTTGTGCGTCGGGATCGCCGTCGATCTCGGTGGTCACGTCCATGCCCAGCAGCGGGCCCGCAGTCTCGCCGCCCAAGCTGCCCGCACCGCCGGGGAGGAAGTCGCGGCCGCCCAAGCCGTCCGCGGCCAGACCCCGACCGTCGACGTCGCGGCCGCCAAGCAAGCTGCATCGGCCTACCTCGCTCAAGCCGGGGTCACGGGCAGCGTGGGTGTCCGGTCCGGGAACGTCCTGGAGGTCACCGTGACCGACAGCTACACCCCGATGTTCCTCACCTCGATCGGCGTGCGCTCCCTCACCGTCACCGGCCACTCCACGGCCCGACTGGTCCGCGCTGTGCAAGGCACCGAACGATGA
- a CDS encoding ATP/GTP-binding protein, whose amino-acid sequence MLAQQAIASMNLRPISIGIVPEDRPGSVGLVGMPVWLWASSPDAQSWGPITRSASASGVTVTATAKVQRVRWQMGDGAVVVCAGPGTAYEDRFGKSDSPTCGYTYSKPGTYTVQAETQWSVAWSGMGQSGTIPVTLNQATTITVGELQVLTTG is encoded by the coding sequence GTGTTGGCGCAACAGGCGATCGCGAGCATGAACTTGAGGCCGATCTCGATCGGGATCGTGCCGGAGGACCGACCGGGCTCGGTGGGTCTGGTCGGGATGCCGGTCTGGTTGTGGGCATCCAGCCCGGACGCGCAGTCGTGGGGCCCGATCACCCGCAGCGCGTCGGCGTCCGGAGTGACCGTGACCGCAACGGCCAAGGTCCAGCGGGTCCGCTGGCAGATGGGCGACGGCGCCGTGGTGGTCTGCGCCGGGCCGGGCACTGCCTATGAAGACCGGTTCGGCAAGAGCGACTCACCCACCTGCGGCTACACGTACAGCAAGCCGGGCACCTACACCGTCCAGGCCGAGACGCAGTGGTCGGTGGCATGGTCGGGCATGGGCCAATCCGGGACGATCCCCGTCACCTTGAACCAAGCGACCACGATCACGGTCGGAGAATTGCAGGTCCTCACGACGGGCTGA
- a CDS encoding TadE/TadG family type IV pilus assembly protein → MKGPRSFRADERGSASVELVVLMPLLLLILFSGVQGAVYYHASTLALAAAQEGARAAARENATLAAGTSAATAFVTDTAGDSLSSVAITGSRTAVTVTITVRGSSLSLVPGWTPTVERSASLPVERITR, encoded by the coding sequence GTGAAGGGTCCCCGGTCCTTCCGCGCCGACGAGCGCGGTTCCGCGTCGGTCGAGTTGGTCGTCCTGATGCCGCTGCTGCTGCTGATCCTCTTCAGCGGCGTCCAAGGAGCGGTGTACTACCACGCCAGCACGCTCGCGTTGGCGGCGGCCCAAGAGGGCGCCCGCGCAGCCGCGCGCGAGAACGCCACCCTCGCTGCGGGAACCTCCGCAGCGACCGCGTTCGTGACCGACACCGCTGGGGACTCCCTGAGCTCCGTCGCGATCACCGGATCACGCACGGCCGTTACCGTCACCATCACCGTCCGTGGGTCCAGCCTGAGCCTCGTACCTGGCTGGACCCCCACGGTGGAACGTTCCGCCAGTCTTCCCGTCGAACGGATCACCCGATAA